The following proteins come from a genomic window of Pseudomonas sp. MAG733B:
- a CDS encoding DUF1302 domain-containing protein, with amino-acid sequence MTKTTMRGVFQPSLLAVAVMVATCAGNQAHAVDFNIGEIQGTFDSSLSIGASWSTTDPDKQFISNFNSQGVTGGESASRTTDDNRLNFKKGETFSKIFKGVHDLELKYGDSGAFVRGKYWYDFELMDESRPFYDINDAGRDRAAKSSGAMFLDSFVYHNYTIGDQVGNVRLGKQVVSWGESTFIGNSINSINPVDVAALRRPGAEVKEGLIPVNLLYVSQGLADNITAEAFYQLEWEKSVVDNCGTFFGNDGVPQGCNDRLVIAGLDLPPGAARNTGGLAAIAAGTDDAFIPRVKDKDARDSGQYGLALRWYVPEANDTEFGAYAMNYHSRSPYLSINQMSNPAGGVASARSARYFIDYPEDIRLYGLSFQTNVSGVSLGGEVSYRPNMPLQLNTADLLSSATFGATSPLISTGFAGRTLGGEVNGYKRMPVTQAQVTATQFFDQVLGASRLTVVGEVGYNHINGLGKADGTDLRFGRSPAFGSGELPGAAGAATCRGTAAGTPTASNPAQECNDDGFYTSNSWGYRLRGKLDYQNVIAGINLSPNIAWSHDVEGYGPNFDEGSKAVSVGVDADYLNTYNASLSYTNYFGGDFNTNVDRDYVALSFGVNF; translated from the coding sequence ATGACAAAAACAACAATGCGCGGAGTCTTCCAGCCAAGTTTGCTGGCCGTAGCTGTGATGGTTGCAACCTGCGCGGGCAATCAGGCTCACGCTGTTGATTTCAACATCGGGGAGATTCAGGGCACGTTCGATTCGTCGCTGTCGATTGGCGCCAGTTGGTCGACGACCGACCCGGACAAGCAGTTCATATCGAATTTCAACTCACAGGGTGTGACCGGTGGCGAGTCCGCCTCGCGGACCACCGACGACAATCGCCTGAACTTCAAGAAGGGTGAAACCTTCTCGAAGATCTTCAAGGGTGTGCATGACCTGGAACTGAAATACGGCGACAGCGGCGCCTTCGTGCGCGGCAAGTATTGGTACGACTTCGAACTGATGGACGAGAGCCGGCCGTTCTACGATATCAATGACGCCGGACGTGATCGCGCGGCGAAGTCGTCCGGGGCGATGTTCCTCGACAGCTTCGTCTACCACAACTACACGATCGGCGATCAGGTCGGCAACGTGCGGCTTGGCAAGCAAGTGGTGAGCTGGGGCGAGAGTACGTTCATCGGCAATTCGATCAACAGCATCAACCCGGTCGACGTCGCAGCCTTGCGCCGTCCGGGCGCGGAAGTGAAGGAAGGCCTGATCCCGGTCAACCTGCTCTACGTGTCCCAGGGCCTGGCCGACAACATCACCGCCGAAGCGTTTTATCAGCTGGAGTGGGAAAAATCGGTGGTCGACAACTGCGGCACGTTCTTCGGCAACGACGGCGTACCGCAAGGTTGCAACGACCGGTTGGTGATCGCAGGCCTCGACCTGCCACCGGGTGCAGCGCGCAATACCGGTGGTCTGGCGGCCATCGCCGCCGGAACGGACGACGCCTTTATTCCGCGCGTGAAAGACAAGGATGCGCGCGACAGCGGCCAGTATGGCCTGGCGTTGCGCTGGTACGTCCCCGAGGCGAACGACACCGAGTTCGGTGCCTACGCGATGAACTACCACAGTCGTAGCCCGTACCTGAGCATCAACCAGATGAGCAACCCGGCAGGTGGCGTGGCATCGGCGCGCAGTGCCCGCTACTTCATCGATTACCCCGAAGATATTCGTCTCTATGGCTTGAGTTTCCAGACCAACGTCTCGGGCGTTTCACTGGGTGGTGAGGTCAGCTACCGGCCGAACATGCCGCTGCAACTGAACACCGCCGACCTGTTGTCGTCCGCGACCTTCGGCGCCACCTCGCCGTTGATCAGCACCGGTTTCGCCGGTCGCACCCTCGGCGGTGAGGTCAACGGCTACAAGCGCATGCCGGTGACCCAGGCCCAAGTGACCGCGACGCAGTTTTTCGATCAGGTGTTGGGCGCCAGTCGTCTGACCGTGGTGGGTGAGGTGGGTTACAACCACATCAATGGCTTGGGCAAGGCCGATGGTACTGACCTGCGCTTCGGTCGCAGCCCGGCCTTCGGTTCCGGTGAATTGCCGGGCGCTGCCGGGGCGGCCACCTGCCGAGGCACCGCCGCAGGTACGCCGACCGCCAGCAACCCGGCGCAGGAATGCAACGACGATGGCTTCTACACCAGCAACAGCTGGGGCTATCGCCTGCGCGGCAAGCTCGATTACCAGAACGTGATCGCCGGTATCAACCTGTCGCCGAACATCGCCTGGTCCCATGACGTCGAGGGTTACGGCCCGAACTTCGATGAAGGCTCCAAAGCGGTCAGCGTCGGTGTCGATGCGGACTACCTGAACACCTACAACGCCAGCCTGAGTTACACCAATTACTTCGGTGGCGATTTCAACACCAACGTCGACCGCGACTACGTTGCGCTCAGCTTCGGCGTGAATTTCTGA
- a CDS encoding acyl-CoA dehydrogenase family protein has product MHINRTVYREDHEMLRETARRFFERECLPKQAQWDEAGQVDRETWLKAGRHNLLCLTVPTEYGGGGGDFGHSAVLIEELYRSGVSGWSLGVHSDIVAPYIVRLGTEEQKQQWLPKICSGETVLAVAMTEPGTGSDLKAIRTTAVRDGDEWVINGSKTFISNGLTCDMVVVVCKTDPSAGAKGCSLIMVECDREGFRRGRKLEKVGQHAADTAELFFDNVRVPVGNLLGEENKGFMHLMEELPQERLVIALYSAAKLERLLEQTVEYVKDRKAFNQTVWDFQNTKFKLADIKAQATAVRLTIDHYIGEHMRRRLTVQESAIAKLYATETLWKCIDDMVQLHGGYGYMLEYPIARAFVDMRVTRIFGGTSEVLRELIARQL; this is encoded by the coding sequence ATGCACATCAACCGTACCGTCTACCGTGAAGACCACGAAATGCTGCGTGAAACCGCGCGCCGTTTCTTCGAGCGTGAATGCCTGCCCAAGCAAGCGCAGTGGGACGAGGCCGGGCAGGTTGACCGGGAAACCTGGCTCAAGGCCGGTCGCCACAACCTCCTGTGTCTCACCGTGCCGACCGAGTACGGCGGTGGTGGCGGTGACTTCGGTCACTCGGCGGTGTTGATCGAAGAGCTGTACCGCTCCGGTGTTTCGGGTTGGAGCCTGGGCGTGCATTCGGACATCGTTGCGCCGTACATCGTGCGTCTGGGCACCGAAGAGCAGAAGCAACAGTGGCTGCCGAAAATCTGCTCCGGCGAAACCGTCCTCGCCGTTGCGATGACCGAGCCGGGCACCGGTTCCGACCTCAAGGCGATCCGCACCACTGCCGTGCGCGACGGTGACGAGTGGGTGATCAACGGCAGCAAGACCTTCATCAGCAACGGCCTGACCTGCGACATGGTCGTGGTCGTGTGCAAGACGGATCCGAGCGCTGGCGCCAAGGGCTGCAGCCTGATCATGGTCGAGTGCGACCGCGAGGGTTTCCGTCGTGGCCGCAAGCTGGAAAAAGTCGGCCAGCACGCTGCCGACACCGCCGAGCTGTTCTTCGACAACGTGCGCGTGCCGGTGGGCAACCTGCTGGGCGAAGAGAACAAAGGCTTCATGCACCTGATGGAAGAACTGCCGCAAGAGCGCCTGGTGATCGCTCTGTACAGCGCCGCCAAACTTGAGCGTCTGCTGGAGCAAACCGTCGAGTACGTGAAGGACCGCAAGGCTTTCAACCAGACCGTGTGGGACTTCCAGAACACCAAATTCAAACTCGCCGACATCAAGGCCCAGGCCACCGCCGTGCGCCTGACCATCGACCACTACATCGGCGAACACATGCGCCGCCGCCTGACTGTGCAGGAGTCGGCCATCGCCAAGCTGTACGCCACCGAAACCCTGTGGAAATGCATCGACGACATGGTCCAGCTGCATGGCGGCTACGGCTACATGCTCGAGTACCCGATTGCCCGTGCCTTCGTCGACATGCGCGTGACGCGGATTTTCGGTGGCACCAGTGAAGTGCTGCGTGAACTGATCGCGCGCCAGTTGTGA
- a CDS encoding lipid-transfer protein, with protein sequence MSEKVLVAGVGMIPFNKPSASPSYVQMGAEAVRRALADAGIDYHLVQEAYAGYVYGDSTCGQTVLYEVGMTGIPVVNVNNNCATGSTALFLARKAIESGSADCVLAVGFEQMQAGALKSHWDDRPPTRERFLPILRGLTADMDGMPQAIRTFGGAGREYMHKYGTKMETFAAVRAKASRHAANNPLALFRKVLSVEDVMNDPVILPGVMTRLMACPPTCGGAAAILVSERFAKKHGLRSDVEIVAQAMTTDTPESFNFEKPSMLDWVGTHMTHAAVGQVYEKAGVGPQDIDVCELHDCFAQNEVICYESLGFCPEGGAEKFVMDGDNTYGGQIVINPSGGLLSKGHPLGATGLAQCYELTQQLRGNAEQRQVEGARLAMAHNLGLGGACVVTLYGKVSGAAQ encoded by the coding sequence ATGAGCGAAAAAGTACTGGTTGCCGGTGTCGGCATGATCCCGTTCAACAAGCCCAGCGCCAGCCCGAGTTACGTGCAAATGGGCGCCGAAGCGGTGCGTCGCGCCCTGGCCGATGCGGGTATCGATTACCACCTGGTGCAAGAGGCGTACGCCGGTTATGTGTACGGCGATTCAACCTGTGGCCAGACCGTGCTCTACGAAGTGGGCATGACCGGGATTCCGGTGGTCAACGTCAACAACAACTGCGCCACCGGTTCCACCGCGCTGTTCCTGGCGCGCAAGGCCATCGAATCCGGTTCCGCCGATTGCGTGCTGGCGGTCGGTTTCGAGCAGATGCAAGCCGGGGCGTTGAAGTCTCACTGGGATGACCGCCCGCCAACCCGCGAACGTTTCCTGCCGATACTTCGCGGCTTGACCGCCGACATGGATGGCATGCCCCAGGCCATCCGCACCTTCGGCGGCGCCGGGCGCGAGTACATGCACAAATACGGCACCAAAATGGAAACCTTCGCCGCCGTGCGCGCCAAGGCCAGCCGTCATGCAGCCAACAACCCGCTCGCATTGTTTCGCAAGGTGCTCAGCGTCGAAGACGTGATGAACGACCCGGTGATTCTGCCAGGTGTGATGACCCGACTGATGGCGTGCCCGCCGACCTGCGGTGGTGCTGCGGCAATCCTCGTTTCCGAGCGTTTTGCGAAAAAGCACGGCCTGCGCAGCGACGTGGAAATCGTTGCCCAGGCGATGACCACCGACACCCCCGAATCCTTCAATTTCGAAAAGCCGTCGATGCTCGATTGGGTCGGCACTCACATGACCCACGCTGCCGTCGGACAGGTCTACGAGAAGGCCGGCGTCGGCCCGCAAGACATCGATGTCTGCGAACTGCACGACTGCTTCGCCCAGAACGAGGTGATTTGCTACGAGTCGCTGGGTTTCTGCCCCGAGGGCGGCGCCGAAAAGTTCGTGATGGATGGCGACAACACCTACGGCGGACAGATCGTCATCAACCCGTCCGGCGGCTTGCTTTCCAAGGGCCATCCGCTGGGTGCCACGGGGCTGGCGCAGTGCTACGAGCTGACCCAGCAACTGCGCGGCAACGCCGAACAACGTCAGGTTGAAGGTGCACGTCTGGCCATGGCCCACAACCTTGGTCTGGGCGGCGCCTGCGTGGTGACGCTCTACGGAAAAGTCAGCGGCGCGGCGCAGTGA
- a CDS encoding DUF1329 domain-containing protein yields the protein MNARIILRAGALSLSLLASGVMAAVSPQEAAQLGTTLTPLGAQKEGNANGSIPAWTGGLKPGAAALDNGFLGDPFASEKPQFVITAANVDQYKDKLTPGQVAMFKRYPDSYKIPVYKTQRTASSPQNIYDIAKKSAVTTELTPDGNGLVNFTQTRYYPFPIPKNGVEVYWNHTNRYRGGNMERQAAQAAPQTNGSYSIVEYDDKLAFPQLMEGVSGGEGDNVLYYYKQEITAPSRMAGSVILIHETIDQVKEPRLAWVYNAGQRRVRRAPQVAYDGPGNGSDGMRTADNTDMMNGAPDRYDWKLVGKKELYIPYNNYKLQSPKVKYDDIIKPGHINQDLTRYELHRVWHVEATLKPGQRHVYAKRDMYFDEDTWQLAEVDHYDGRGQLWRVAEGYAINDYERGSPNFAMLGIYDLIAGRYNVLAMTNQSKHATTYGMTAKMTDFTPSALRNAGIR from the coding sequence ATGAACGCACGTATTATTCTGCGCGCTGGCGCACTGAGTCTGTCGTTGCTGGCCAGTGGTGTAATGGCCGCTGTGTCCCCACAGGAAGCCGCTCAGCTGGGCACCACGTTGACCCCATTGGGCGCTCAGAAAGAGGGCAATGCCAACGGCAGCATTCCGGCCTGGACCGGTGGCTTGAAACCCGGTGCCGCCGCGCTCGACAACGGTTTTCTCGGTGACCCGTTCGCCAGTGAAAAACCGCAATTCGTAATAACTGCGGCCAACGTCGACCAATACAAGGACAAGCTGACCCCCGGGCAGGTGGCGATGTTCAAGCGCTACCCGGACAGCTACAAGATCCCGGTGTACAAGACCCAGCGCACCGCGTCGTCGCCACAGAACATCTACGACATTGCCAAGAAAAGTGCGGTGACCACCGAGCTGACCCCGGACGGCAACGGTCTGGTCAATTTCACCCAGACCCGTTACTACCCGTTCCCGATTCCGAAGAACGGTGTCGAGGTTTACTGGAACCACACCAACCGTTATCGCGGCGGCAACATGGAGCGCCAGGCTGCTCAAGCCGCGCCGCAAACCAACGGTTCGTATTCCATCGTCGAGTACGACGACAAGCTCGCTTTCCCGCAGTTGATGGAAGGCGTATCGGGTGGCGAGGGCGATAACGTCCTGTATTACTACAAGCAGGAAATCACCGCGCCGTCACGCATGGCCGGCAGTGTGATCCTGATCCACGAGACCATCGATCAGGTCAAGGAACCGCGTCTGGCGTGGGTCTACAACGCCGGTCAGCGCCGCGTGCGTCGTGCACCGCAGGTGGCCTATGACGGCCCGGGCAACGGTTCCGACGGTATGCGCACCGCCGACAACACCGACATGATGAACGGCGCACCGGATCGCTATGACTGGAAACTGGTCGGCAAAAAGGAACTGTACATCCCGTACAACAACTACAAATTGCAGTCGCCGAAAGTGAAGTACGACGACATCATCAAGCCAGGGCACATCAACCAGGACCTGACACGCTACGAGCTGCACCGCGTGTGGCACGTCGAGGCCACGCTCAAGCCCGGCCAACGCCATGTCTACGCCAAACGCGACATGTACTTCGATGAAGACACCTGGCAACTGGCCGAAGTCGATCACTACGACGGTCGGGGTCAGCTGTGGCGGGTAGCGGAAGGTTATGCGATCAACGATTACGAGCGCGGTTCGCCCAACTTCGCCATGCTCGGCATCTATGACCTGATCGCCGGTCGCTACAACGTGCTGGCGATGACCAACCAGTCCAAGCACGCAACGACCTACGGCATGACGGCGAAGATGACCGATTTCACCCCATCGGCGCTGCGTAACGCCGGCATCCGCTGA